The stretch of DNA GAATTTGAAGATATCTGTTCTCAAGGTCTGGATCTTTCTCCGACCAGCGAACTGCTTATCGACGAATCTTTGATTGGTTGGAAAGAGTACGAAATGGAAGTGGTACGTGACCGTAATGATAACTGTATCATTGTCTGTGCCATTGAAAACTTCGACCCAATGGGTGTGCACACCGGTGATTCCATCACCGTTGCTCCAGCACAAACCTTAACTGACAAAGAGTACCAATTGATGCGTAATGCATCACTTGCAGTGCTACGTGAGATTGGTGTTGAAACCGGTGGTTCTAACGTACAGTTTGGTATCAACCCTGAAGATGGCCGTATGGTTATCATCGAGATGAACCCACGTGTATCGCGCTCATCTGCATTAGCGTCTAAAGCGACAGGTTTCCCTATCGCTAAAATCGCTGCCAAGTTGGCGATTGGCTATACGTTAGACGAGCTAAGCAACGACATTACAGGTGGTGCTACGCCAGCATCTTTTGAACCTGCAATTGATTACGTTGTGACTAAATTACCCCGCTTTAACTTCGAAAAGTTTGCCGGTGCTAATGACCGTCTAACAACACAGATGAAGTCAGTCGGTGAAGTGATGGCGATTGGCCGTACTTTCCAAGAGTCACTGCAAAAAGCACTACGTGGTCTTGAAGTTGGTAAAAACGGTCTTTGTCCAGAGATTGATATCACTGAACCTGATGCTATGTCGCGTATTCGTCATGAGCTAAAAGAACCTGGTGCAGAGCGTATTTGGTATATTGCTGATGCATTCCGTTTAGGTTTGTCGGTTGAGGATATCTTTGGTTTAACCAATGTTGACCCTTGGTTCCTAGTGCAAATTGAAGACTTACTTAAGTCTGAAACACAAGTTGCCGAAGCGGGCTTTGCGGGTTTAGACAAAGATACTTTACGTAAGCTTAAACGCAAGGGTTTTGCCGATTCGCGCTTAGCAGCGCTTGCCGGTGTTAGCGAGACTGAAGTGCGTAAATTACGTACTCGTTTTGAAATTCATCCGGTTTACAAGCGTGTTGATACTTGCGCCGCTGAGTTTGCAACCGATACCGCATACATGTACTCAACTTATGAAGAAGAGTGCGAAGCTAACCCATCAAATCGTGAAAAAATCATGATATTGGGCGGCGGACCTAACCGAATAGGTCAAGGTATTGAATTTGATTACTGTTGTGTACACGCGGCGTTAGCGTTACGTGAAGACGGTTACGAGACCATCATGGTTAACTGTAACCCTGAAACGGTATCTACCGATTACGACACTTCAGATCGTCTGTATTTTGAGTCTATTACTTTTGAAGATGTACTTGAAATCGTGCGTATCGAGAAGCCAAAAGGCGTTATCGTGCAGTACGGTGGTCAAACACCGCTTAAGTTAGCCCGTGATCTTGAAGCCGCTGGCGTACCCATTATTGGTACCAGTCCAGATGCCATTGACCGTGCTGAAGACCGCGAACGTTTCCAGCAAGCGATTGTGCGTTTAAACATGAAGCAACCTGAAAATGATACGGTAACGACCGTTGAAGGCGCTGTGATCTCTGGCGAGCGTATCGGTTATCCATTAGTGGTTCGTCCATCTTATGTATTGGGTGGCCGCGCAATGGAGATTGTTTATGATGAACAAGATTTGCGTCGTTATTTCAATGAAGCAGTGAGTGTTTCAAATGCATCACCAGTATTGCTAGACAGATTCCTTGATAATGCGATTGAAGTCGATATCGATGCAATTTGTGACGGTGAAACTGTAGTTATCGGTTCTATCATGGAACATATCGAGCAAGCGGGCGTTCACTCTGGTGACTCTGGTTGTTCTTTACCTCCATATAGCTTGAGCCAAGATATTCAAGATCGTATGCGTGTGCAAGTGGGTAAGTTAGCCATGGAACTTGGCGTTATCGGTTTGATGAACGTACAGTTTGCCATCAAAGATGACGAAATCTACATGATTGAAGTTAATCCTCGTGCAGCGCGTACCGTTCCTTTTGTATCGAAAGCGACAGGCGTCCCGTTAGCCAAGATTGCGGCACGTGTTATGGCGGGTCAAAGCCTTAAGTCACAGAATATTACTGAGGAAGTGATCCCACCGTTTTTCTCTGTAAAAGAAGTGGTATTGCCGTTTAACAAGTTCCCTGGTGTTGACCCATTGCTCGGCCCTGAAATGCGCTCTACCGGTGAAGTGATGGGTGTGGGTGACTCGTTTGCCGAAGCTTATGCTAAAGCGCAGCTTGGTGCGACGTGTGAAGTGCCAAAATCAGGCCGCGCATTATTGTCTGTTCGTAACAGTGATAAAGCGCGCGTTGCCGATTTAGCCGCTAAGTTGATTGAGCTGGGTTATGAAATTGATGCGACTCACGGTACTGCAGTTATTTTAGGCGAAGCGGGTATTAACCCACGTCTAGTGAACAAGGTACACGAAGGTCGTCCGCATATTCTTGACCGTATTAAGAATGGCGAATATACCTACATTGTTAATACCACTGAAGGTCGTAAGGCGATTGAAGATTCACGTCAACTTCGCCGCGGTGCACTGCGCTATAAAGTGAATTACACCACGACATTGAATGCTGCATTTGCAACGTGTATGGCGCATGCTGCCGATTCCCGTTCAAATGTGACGTCAGTGCAAGAGCTACATAAACGTATTACTAAGTAAATTTAAGTGATGCAAAAAAGGCCGCATTTTTTGCGGCCTTTTTTATGATTTATTTACGGGATTATACCGAAACGATAGATATGGATAGAAACCCCGGTACAACTTCTATGTTACTAGCGCTCACTGCAGGCGAATAAAGCTGAGGTAGAAGTAAAGGTGCAAATTAGGTGAACGGACTCTCGATTAATAAAGATTTATCTGACTTTGCTAGTAAGTATTGCCAAGGTTGAGTAAGCTCTATAAATTCTGCAGGTGCAACTTTTGCC from Shewanella sp. Choline-02u-19 encodes:
- the carB gene encoding carbamoyl-phosphate synthase large subunit, whose protein sequence is MPKRTDIKSILILGAGPIVIGQACEFDYSGAQACKALREEGYRVILVNSNPATIMTDPEMADATYIEPIHWEVVRNIIAKERPDAILPTMGGQTALNCALELESRGVLKEFNVDMIGATADAIDKAEDRSRFDKAMKSIGLECPRAGIAHNMDEARAVLAEVGYPCIIRPSFTMGGSGGGIAYNKEEFEDICSQGLDLSPTSELLIDESLIGWKEYEMEVVRDRNDNCIIVCAIENFDPMGVHTGDSITVAPAQTLTDKEYQLMRNASLAVLREIGVETGGSNVQFGINPEDGRMVIIEMNPRVSRSSALASKATGFPIAKIAAKLAIGYTLDELSNDITGGATPASFEPAIDYVVTKLPRFNFEKFAGANDRLTTQMKSVGEVMAIGRTFQESLQKALRGLEVGKNGLCPEIDITEPDAMSRIRHELKEPGAERIWYIADAFRLGLSVEDIFGLTNVDPWFLVQIEDLLKSETQVAEAGFAGLDKDTLRKLKRKGFADSRLAALAGVSETEVRKLRTRFEIHPVYKRVDTCAAEFATDTAYMYSTYEEECEANPSNREKIMILGGGPNRIGQGIEFDYCCVHAALALREDGYETIMVNCNPETVSTDYDTSDRLYFESITFEDVLEIVRIEKPKGVIVQYGGQTPLKLARDLEAAGVPIIGTSPDAIDRAEDRERFQQAIVRLNMKQPENDTVTTVEGAVISGERIGYPLVVRPSYVLGGRAMEIVYDEQDLRRYFNEAVSVSNASPVLLDRFLDNAIEVDIDAICDGETVVIGSIMEHIEQAGVHSGDSGCSLPPYSLSQDIQDRMRVQVGKLAMELGVIGLMNVQFAIKDDEIYMIEVNPRAARTVPFVSKATGVPLAKIAARVMAGQSLKSQNITEEVIPPFFSVKEVVLPFNKFPGVDPLLGPEMRSTGEVMGVGDSFAEAYAKAQLGATCEVPKSGRALLSVRNSDKARVADLAAKLIELGYEIDATHGTAVILGEAGINPRLVNKVHEGRPHILDRIKNGEYTYIVNTTEGRKAIEDSRQLRRGALRYKVNYTTTLNAAFATCMAHAADSRSNVTSVQELHKRITK